From the genome of Haloterrigena sp. KLK7, one region includes:
- a CDS encoding Gfo/Idh/MocA family oxidoreductase, with protein sequence MTRDRSDIRTGIVGLGNIGQYHAERLIELGVPLVGGMDVAAEARSRFARRYDVDVYEDHHELYDTVDAVVITTPNKYHEEYAVDALERDLHVLLEKPLAHSFESAERIADAAADSDGHAMVGFNNRFSNTVQIVRNRIERGELGELTHVEANYVRRRGIPGRGSWFTRRQIAGGGSLIDLGVHAIDLALYLLGYPAVSEVSGVARGEFGSDEEYAYLDMWGEDAGPAGFDVDDSASAFIRCAGDRTISLEVAWATNRPANHEFVIRGTEAAARFDLLEGDLTIHSASTVGPDHLENTSVETRQNDTHSAEQEEFFDRILRDDPDDRSVDHGLSVQRIIDAIYRSSDDGHTIAIDE encoded by the coding sequence ATGACAAGAGATCGAAGCGACATCAGAACGGGAATCGTTGGCCTGGGGAATATCGGCCAGTACCACGCGGAGCGACTCATCGAACTGGGCGTGCCGCTCGTGGGAGGGATGGACGTCGCCGCAGAGGCGCGATCGCGGTTCGCCCGCCGATACGACGTCGACGTCTACGAGGACCACCACGAACTGTACGATACCGTCGACGCCGTCGTCATCACGACGCCGAACAAGTACCACGAGGAGTACGCCGTCGACGCCTTGGAGCGCGATCTCCACGTCTTGCTGGAAAAACCTCTCGCCCACTCGTTCGAGAGCGCCGAACGAATCGCCGATGCCGCCGCCGACTCCGACGGGCACGCGATGGTCGGCTTCAACAATCGATTCTCGAACACGGTCCAGATCGTCCGCAACCGGATCGAACGCGGTGAACTGGGTGAGCTGACTCACGTCGAAGCTAACTACGTCAGGCGCCGGGGGATCCCGGGACGGGGTTCGTGGTTCACCCGTCGGCAGATCGCCGGCGGCGGTTCGCTCATCGATCTCGGCGTCCACGCCATCGATCTGGCCCTCTACCTGCTGGGATATCCGGCCGTCTCGGAGGTGAGCGGCGTCGCCCGCGGCGAGTTCGGTTCCGACGAGGAGTACGCCTACCTCGATATGTGGGGCGAAGACGCCGGCCCGGCCGGCTTCGACGTCGACGACTCCGCCAGCGCGTTCATCCGGTGTGCCGGCGACCGAACCATCTCGCTGGAAGTCGCGTGGGCGACCAACCGCCCGGCGAACCACGAATTCGTCATTCGCGGCACCGAGGCGGCCGCTCGGTTCGACCTGCTCGAGGGCGATCTGACCATCCACTCGGCGAGTACCGTCGGTCCCGACCACCTCGAGAACACGTCCGTCGAGACGCGGCAGAACGACACGCACTCGGCGGAACAGGAGGAGTTCTTCGACAGAATTCTCCGCGACGATCCCGACGACAGGAGCGTCGATCACGGACTGTCCGTCCAGCGGATCATCGACGCGATCTATCGGTCCAGCGACGACGGACACACGATCGCTATCGACGAGTGA
- a CDS encoding carboxypeptidase regulatory-like domain-containing protein, translating into MQIERSLVLEISRHEVPVGRPITVRVRDKGNKPIEGALVEAGSKRKRTDDRGRCEIAFHSPGFWKLVATKSPTERVRYRSTSTLVRAMPRSATDRRPRRVGPPMR; encoded by the coding sequence ATGCAGATCGAACGATCCCTCGTTCTCGAGATCAGCCGTCACGAGGTCCCCGTCGGACGGCCGATCACCGTTCGGGTCCGCGATAAGGGGAACAAACCGATCGAGGGGGCGCTCGTCGAGGCCGGCTCGAAGCGGAAACGGACCGACGACCGCGGTCGGTGCGAGATCGCGTTCCACTCGCCCGGATTCTGGAAACTCGTCGCGACCAAGTCCCCGACCGAACGGGTCCGCTATCGGTCGACGTCGACGCTCGTCCGCGCGATGCCGCGGTCGGCGACGGACCGCCGGCCGCGACGGGTCGGTCCGCCGATGAGATAG
- a CDS encoding sugar phosphate isomerase/epimerase gives MDIGVHTPPLADESLEGALAYLSDLGVDAIEPGVGGHPGQDHLPRAEHLDNDSEQQEVRNLLDEYDMRISALATHNNPLHPDDERAEEADTELREAIQLADQLDVDAVTCFSGLPAGGPNDEVPNWITAPWPPEHEAALEYQWERAVDYWSELDDYADERGVDIAIEMHPNMLVYEPHGMARLREETGERIGANFDPSHLYWQGITITDAIRYLGERDAIHHVHAKDTKIYDAQAREKGVLDTTAYDDEPNRSWLFRSVGYGHGEAHWKDIVSTLRMVGYDGALSIEHEDSLTSSREGLEKAIDLLDRAIFETEPGEAYWAE, from the coding sequence ATGGACATCGGCGTACACACCCCCCCGCTGGCGGACGAATCGCTCGAGGGCGCGCTCGCGTACCTCTCCGATCTGGGCGTCGACGCGATCGAACCGGGCGTCGGCGGCCACCCGGGCCAGGACCACCTCCCGCGGGCGGAGCACCTCGACAACGACAGCGAACAACAGGAGGTGCGAAACCTCCTCGACGAGTACGACATGCGGATCAGCGCGCTCGCGACGCACAACAACCCGCTGCACCCGGACGACGAGCGGGCCGAAGAGGCCGACACGGAACTCCGCGAAGCGATCCAGCTGGCCGACCAGCTCGACGTCGACGCCGTCACCTGTTTCTCCGGCCTCCCCGCCGGGGGACCGAACGACGAGGTCCCCAACTGGATCACCGCGCCGTGGCCGCCGGAACACGAGGCGGCCCTCGAGTACCAGTGGGAACGAGCGGTGGACTACTGGAGCGAACTCGACGACTACGCCGACGAGCGCGGCGTCGATATCGCCATCGAGATGCACCCGAACATGCTGGTCTACGAACCCCACGGGATGGCTCGCCTCCGCGAGGAGACGGGCGAGCGCATCGGTGCGAACTTCGACCCGTCCCACCTCTACTGGCAGGGGATCACGATCACCGACGCGATCCGCTATCTCGGCGAGCGCGACGCGATCCATCACGTCCACGCCAAGGACACCAAGATCTACGACGCACAGGCCCGCGAGAAGGGCGTCCTCGACACGACCGCCTACGACGACGAGCCGAACCGCTCGTGGCTCTTCCGCTCGGTCGGCTACGGTCACGGCGAGGCCCACTGGAAGGACATCGTCTCGACGCTGCGGATGGTCGGCTACGACGGCGCCCTCTCGATCGAACACGAGGACTCGCTGACCAGTTCGCGGGAGGGCCTCGAAAAGGCGATCGACCTGCTCGACCGGGCGATCTTCGAGACGGAACCGGGCGAGGCCTACTGGGCCGAGTGA
- a CDS encoding HalOD1 output domain-containing protein, with product MSASSDPSSDGAMTPSQAIIEAIAAREGVDVTDVEPPAYEPLYAVVNPEALDRLFEPTAGPTTARVVLEYEGYEITVFGDGRVDVSDRSVTDDSLEYSLED from the coding sequence ATGTCCGCTTCGTCCGACCCGTCGTCCGATGGTGCGATGACGCCCAGTCAGGCCATCATCGAGGCGATCGCCGCCCGCGAAGGCGTCGACGTCACCGACGTCGAACCGCCGGCGTACGAACCGCTCTACGCCGTGGTCAACCCCGAGGCGCTGGACCGACTGTTCGAGCCCACGGCCGGTCCGACGACCGCACGCGTCGTCCTCGAGTACGAGGGCTACGAGATCACCGTCTTCGGCGACGGTCGCGTCGACGTGAGCGACCGATCGGTCACCGACGACTCCCTCGAGTACTCGCTCGAGGACTGA